In the Streptobacillus moniliformis DSM 12112 genome, one interval contains:
- the thrS gene encoding threonine--tRNA ligase, giving the protein MLKITLPDGALKEVENMTVIEFAKTISTSLAKKTVGAFFNGTQVDITYNLDKDGTLELITTDSKKGLEILRHSSAHVMAEAVMSLFPNTKVTIGPAIENGFYYDFDTERPFTEEDLVKIEKEMKKIIKLNEKFSREVWSREKARAYFENAGQNYKVEILDSLEEDEFTIYTQGKFVDLCRGTHVPSTGYIKAFKLLNAAGAYWRGDSNNKMLQRIYGTSFYSQDELDAYIKQVEEAEKRDHRKLGKQLNLFFIDEHGPGFPFFMPKGMRLFNRLQQLWRIEHNKQGYDEIRTPIMLDKELWEISGHWFNYRENMYVSEIDEKVYAIKPMNCPGSIIAYKNNLHSYKDLPLKYAEMGHVHRHEFSGALHGLMRVRAFTQDDAHVFCTPDQIKDSIKEIVNLYDKYYKLFGFDFHVELSTKPEKAVGDAKVWEISERALEETLKELNIDYRINAGDGAFYGPKIDFKMKDSIGRIWQTGTIQLDMNLPKRFNMSYIGKDGEKHETVMIHRAMFGSLERFIGILIEHYAGAFPVWLAPTQVKIMTISAEQVEYATKLHKKLIDLGIYSELDIRDEKIGYKIREANGEQKIPVQLVIGKNEVLENTVNVRRFGSTDSVTKNVDEFINELLDEINIKF; this is encoded by the coding sequence ATGTTAAAGATTACTTTGCCAGATGGAGCACTGAAAGAAGTAGAGAATATGACTGTCATAGAATTTGCTAAAACTATCTCTACTAGTTTAGCCAAAAAAACTGTTGGAGCTTTCTTTAATGGGACCCAAGTAGATATTACATATAATTTAGATAAAGATGGAACTTTAGAATTAATAACAACTGATAGTAAAAAAGGATTAGAAATTTTAAGACATAGTTCAGCTCATGTTATGGCTGAAGCTGTGATGAGTTTATTCCCTAATACTAAAGTAACAATAGGACCTGCTATAGAAAATGGGTTCTATTATGATTTTGATACAGAAAGACCATTTACTGAAGAAGATTTAGTTAAAATAGAAAAAGAAATGAAAAAAATAATTAAATTAAATGAAAAGTTTTCAAGAGAAGTTTGGAGTAGAGAAAAAGCTAGAGCTTATTTTGAAAATGCAGGTCAAAATTATAAGGTGGAAATACTTGATTCTCTTGAAGAAGATGAATTTACTATATATACTCAAGGGAAATTTGTTGATCTTTGTAGAGGAACACATGTTCCATCTACTGGATATATCAAAGCATTTAAATTATTAAATGCTGCTGGGGCTTATTGGAGAGGAGATTCTAATAATAAGATGCTTCAAAGAATATATGGTACATCTTTTTACAGTCAAGATGAATTAGATGCATATATAAAGCAAGTTGAAGAAGCAGAAAAAAGAGATCATAGAAAATTAGGTAAACAACTTAATTTATTCTTTATAGATGAGCATGGACCAGGTTTCCCATTCTTTATGCCTAAAGGAATGAGATTATTTAATAGATTACAACAATTATGGAGAATAGAACATAATAAACAAGGATATGATGAAATTAGAACCCCTATAATGCTTGATAAAGAATTATGGGAAATTTCAGGGCATTGGTTTAATTATAGAGAAAATATGTATGTATCTGAAATAGATGAAAAAGTTTATGCTATTAAGCCTATGAACTGCCCAGGTTCTATAATTGCATATAAGAATAATTTACATTCATATAAAGATTTACCTTTAAAATATGCTGAAATGGGACATGTTCATAGACATGAATTTTCTGGAGCTTTACATGGATTAATGAGAGTTAGAGCATTTACTCAAGATGATGCACATGTATTCTGTACTCCTGATCAAATTAAAGATAGTATTAAAGAAATTGTAAATCTTTATGATAAATACTATAAATTATTTGGATTTGATTTCCATGTAGAATTATCAACTAAGCCTGAAAAAGCTGTTGGAGATGCTAAAGTTTGGGAAATTTCTGAAAGAGCTTTAGAGGAAACTTTAAAAGAATTAAATATAGATTATAGAATTAATGCTGGAGATGGAGCATTTTATGGACCTAAGATAGACTTCAAAATGAAAGATTCTATAGGAAGAATTTGGCAAACTGGAACTATACAGCTTGATATGAATTTACCAAAGAGATTTAATATGAGCTATATAGGTAAAGATGGAGAAAAACATGAAACTGTAATGATACATAGAGCTATGTTTGGATCGCTTGAAAGATTTATTGGAATATTAATAGAACATTATGCAGGAGCATTCCCAGTTTGGCTTGCACCAACTCAAGTAAAAATAATGACTATATCTGCTGAACAAGTAGAATATGCAACTAAATTACATAAGAAATTGATTGATTTAGGAATATATTCAGAACTTGATATTAGAGATGAAAAAATTGGATATAAGATAAGAGAAGCAAATGGAGAACAAAAAATACCAGTTCAACTTGTAATTGGTAAAAATGAAGTATTAGAAAATACTGTAAATGTCAGAAGATTTGGTTCAACTGATAGTGTAACTAAGAATGTTGATGAGTTTATAAATGAATTACTTGATGAAATTAACATAAAATTTTAG
- a CDS encoding Bax inhibitor-1/YccA family protein, with the protein MYNEKNLNENIEMGILGSYLWMGLGLLITFGIMYSSLYSVKLVNISIMIQRFSIILMIAIAVLIRYIVVNSSASVLKLVFIGYSAFLGILLIPIMYAYQMVSIITLLGSTSAMFVGMSAYGYFTRSNLQSYSKYLFGGLLGIIVMSVLNIYIFKSNTGDIMLSMAGLLIFIIYTAVDTQRIKSMILDAYYEGNKDLLDKVKIFGALMLYSDFINMFLYLLSLFGKRRD; encoded by the coding sequence ATGTATAATGAAAAAAATTTAAATGAAAATATAGAAATGGGGATATTAGGTTCATATCTATGGATGGGTTTAGGGCTTTTAATTACTTTTGGAATAATGTATTCTTCACTTTATTCTGTAAAACTTGTAAATATATCTATTATGATACAAAGATTTTCTATAATATTAATGATAGCTATAGCAGTACTTATTAGATATATAGTTGTAAATTCTAGTGCCTCTGTTTTAAAGTTAGTATTTATAGGATATTCTGCATTTTTAGGAATATTACTTATACCTATAATGTATGCTTATCAAATGGTATCTATAATTACTTTACTTGGTTCAACATCTGCAATGTTTGTAGGTATGAGTGCTTATGGATACTTTACAAGAAGTAATTTACAAAGTTATTCTAAATATTTATTTGGTGGTTTATTAGGGATAATAGTAATGTCTGTTTTAAATATCTATATATTTAAAAGTAATACTGGAGATATTATGCTTTCTATGGCAGGACTATTAATATTTATAATATATACAGCAGTAGATACTCAAAGAATTAAAAGTATGATTTTAGATGCATACTATGAAGGAAATAAGGATTTATTAGACAAAGTTAAAATTTTTGGAGCTTTAATGCTTTATTCTGATTTTATTAATATGTTCCTTTATCTGTTATCATTATTTGGTAAAAGAAGAGATTAA
- a CDS encoding DNA adenine methylase has product MKSFLKYPGGKQKEIGIIRDNLPSKIYDYYEPFIGGGSVYLALDFEKKYYINDLSEDLINLYNCIKNQNELFFKELDKINYNIKLAKEISVKEAYDFYENYQNYDEFLTYFLTNAKIDDLDNLKNKLYISLNRKLKLIDRLDKRNIEKIDIFKNIKTGITSGLYVYYRELYNNLKYDSKKELKAALFYYIRDFCYSSMFRYNSFGEFNVPYGGISYDNKNLDSKIEFLKNENVVSKLKKSKITNEDFEIFFRKNKPKKEDFIFLDPPYDTEFSTYDNNPFGLEDHIRLRDFCKNTEANFMLIIKETDFILELYKNFNIKKFKKNYTVSFKDRNKKDVNHLLITNY; this is encoded by the coding sequence ATGAAATCATTTTTGAAATATCCTGGTGGAAAACAAAAAGAGATAGGAATTATAAGAGATAATTTACCTAGTAAAATATATGATTATTATGAACCTTTTATAGGTGGTGGATCAGTTTATTTAGCTCTTGATTTTGAAAAGAAATATTATATAAATGATTTATCAGAAGATTTAATAAATCTTTACAATTGCATTAAAAATCAAAATGAACTATTTTTTAAAGAATTAGATAAAATAAACTATAATATAAAATTAGCTAAGGAAATATCAGTTAAGGAAGCATATGATTTCTATGAAAATTATCAAAATTATGATGAATTTTTAACCTACTTTTTAACTAATGCTAAAATAGATGATTTAGATAATTTGAAAAATAAATTATACATCTCTTTAAATAGAAAGTTAAAGTTAATAGATAGACTAGATAAAAGAAATATAGAAAAAATAGATATATTTAAAAACATAAAGACAGGAATAACTTCTGGTCTTTATGTTTATTATAGAGAGTTATACAATAATTTAAAATATGACAGTAAAAAAGAACTTAAAGCAGCTCTGTTTTACTATATAAGAGATTTTTGTTATTCATCTATGTTTAGATATAACAGTTTTGGTGAGTTTAATGTTCCTTATGGTGGGATAAGTTATGATAATAAAAATTTAGATTCAAAAATAGAATTTTTAAAAAATGAAAATGTAGTTTCAAAATTAAAGAAATCGAAAATCACAAATGAAGATTTTGAAATATTTTTTAGGAAAAATAAACCTAAAAAAGAGGATTTCATATTTTTAGATCCACCTTATGATACTGAATTTTCTACTTATGATAATAATCCTTTTGGATTAGAAGATCATATAAGATTAAGAGATTTTTGTAAAAATACAGAAGCAAATTTTATGCTAATAATAAAAGAAACAGACTTTATTTTAGAACTATATAAGAATTTTAATATAAAGAAATTTAAAAAAAACTATACAGTAAGCTTTAAAGATAGAAACAAAAAAGATGTAAATCATCTTTTAATTACAAATTATTAA
- a CDS encoding TdeIII family type II restriction endonuclease — MTEFNKKAIEEIVDSNIKKFAMGLEERYINELNDPNGVIHRKKNNCFISELGREFMFYSAFVRSFDSSFGKVLENIGNSIAKLNYKVKSEVSSFLLPQQSQHIDYLMLNYEKHMKPKVEDYKKYNIMIPNDVRSFAKKHKTDHYFYDEENKTHYLIELKSSGDLDNKKAKTEKIALLQEYFILKNSINLDEDIKIFLATAYNIYGEGNYWKQDRVRQFFSDDELMIGRKYWNFVCKDEKGFEIFFNQYKKSCNYIRKVLSQIKNLYFLDETEID, encoded by the coding sequence ATGACAGAATTTAATAAGAAGGCAATAGAGGAAATAGTTGATTCTAATATAAAAAAATTTGCTATGGGATTAGAAGAAAGATATATTAATGAATTAAATGATCCTAATGGAGTAATACATAGAAAGAAAAATAACTGTTTTATTTCAGAATTAGGTAGAGAATTTATGTTTTATAGTGCATTTGTTAGAAGTTTTGATAGTTCATTTGGAAAAGTTTTAGAAAATATAGGAAATTCAATAGCTAAATTAAACTATAAAGTTAAATCAGAAGTTTCATCTTTTTTACTTCCACAACAAAGTCAACATATAGATTATTTAATGTTAAATTATGAAAAGCATATGAAACCAAAAGTGGAAGATTATAAAAAATATAATATAATGATACCTAATGATGTAAGAAGTTTTGCAAAAAAACATAAAACGGATCATTATTTTTATGATGAAGAAAATAAAACACATTATTTGATAGAATTAAAATCAAGTGGAGATTTAGATAATAAAAAAGCTAAAACTGAAAAAATAGCATTGTTACAAGAATACTTCATTTTGAAAAATAGTATAAATTTAGATGAAGATATAAAAATATTTTTGGCTACAGCATATAATATATATGGTGAAGGAAATTATTGGAAACAAGATAGAGTAAGACAGTTTTTTTCTGATGATGAATTAATGATAGGAAGAAAATACTGGAATTTTGTTTGTAAAGATGAAAAAGGTTTTGAAATTTTTTTTAATCAATATAAAAAAAGTTGTAATTATATAAGAAAAGTTTTATCTCAAATAAAAAATCTATATTTTTTAGATGAAACAGAAATAGATTAA
- a CDS encoding type II toxin-antitoxin system Phd/YefM family antitoxin: MINIRPVSDLRNKFPEIEEIVINSNSPVFLTKNGYGTMVLISIEQYSELTDNIEKELDKADNFTKKSSTRLSKSEIFNKVRKKQKD; this comes from the coding sequence ATGATTAATATTCGTCCAGTATCTGATTTAAGAAATAAGTTTCCTGAGATAGAAGAAATTGTTATTAATTCAAATTCACCAGTATTTCTAACTAAAAATGGTTATGGAACTATGGTGTTAATTAGTATAGAACAATATTCTGAACTTACTGATAATATTGAAAAAGAACTTGATAAGGCAGATAATTTTACAAAAAAATCTTCTACTCGTCTTTCTAAATCTGAAATTTTCAATAAAGTAAGAAAAAAACAAAAGGACTAA